The stretch of DNA GGAGTCAAGCACCACTCGGTACCGCGATCACGGCCCGGAGGCCGTCGGGATCGATGTCGGCATCTCCACGGAGATGGTTGGCCGGGCGCATATGGACGAGTACGACGAGGCGCTGCTGTACTCGGCGGACACGGACTTCATTCCCGCGATGGAGCACGTGCAGGAACACGTGGGGAAGGACGTGGCGGTGGTGCAGTTTGAGGACGATGTCCGCGAGCGGATGGAGGATGCCGCCGACCGCTTCATCACGCTTGACGACGAGGTGGAGGACTTCGTGTACGATTTTCCGGAGCGGTGACTGGCGGTGTAGTTGCGGAAGGAAGTATTTTGCAGGCTGAACTCCGCCTCACCGATCCGATGCGAACTTGTTCAG from Haloarcula litorea encodes:
- a CDS encoding NYN domain-containing protein, whose product is MLDRRQMVFIDGQNIFYSAKDYFGEEVRIDLPRLIDHFAIGDLKETYFFDSHLRDQDKSGFYNFLRENGFVVESSTTRYRDHGPEAVGIDVGISTEMVGRAHMDEYDEALLYSADTDFIPAMEHVQEHVGKDVAVVQFEDDVRERMEDAADRFITLDDEVEDFVYDFPER